From Plasmodium brasilianum strain Bolivian I chromosome 5, whole genome shotgun sequence, the proteins below share one genomic window:
- a CDS encoding protein kinase 1: MDLIKIYKKNEIIKDYVNIYFDDEKLKYDSRNISYKIRHIIGNGVYGVVYKADCLDSSSVVALKQTYQKNTKIFKEIEIMKKLKHPNIVKLKHAFYTTSLNGGVYVHMVMEYGNTDLATSLYYITIKNSIKQDCRSNHNNNGSSSRNNNNDSNRNNSNSSNNCNDRSNVYYMQAGDIDDTVISSNNLENIVRCDYSRNVCFHGDGKISNSRNSTNDNIRNRKSTVKNFLKDDFQNENQMDKPEQISENWEDGKNGAIKQSYHAHQLNKSHDFNSGDTLKHLNSSGKNYVPNCINSVEEISNIGGNTKNVQRSEGDNNDYNGCNSSCNNDCSSSSSSSSSSSNCGYNYSNNDVLKHNNMINNFNINALQESINDICPCHNLSEYIKNSFLNENQIKIYLYQLIRATLYLHSLCITHRDIKPQNILIFLNKTNKANNANSSSYSSSYSSSNNNGKSNKDLLTKMEKGSDNKKCLVCIQNSFKFKCIMNRRNKNINTKGDKINNVEKKISSINVECANDKLIVNGSDNLTTHKKEGEYIKKKSDDSFFFVNNNRSVISGGSNINNDINHNNGREGIENTFLGKSKSISFIDERENKIDCSSNSKLEKYYSYYNSNTTASALKKKRNSFNKTYVKLKRSMSMTNLHKGKCNSWKTNYSDYNLHVSKKNFKKILKKNKTDILLSSSHTHKSCTILEEEKMIHVSNEKLSNNYVDDKHCIEEEEKKKIIIREEVNVNDIDNLSHQNNLDELYMNSIMYKYIKLCDFNTSIKLKENYKYFSYVCSRYYRAPELLFGSNYYSQAIDTWSIGCVMGELMLGKPLFLGDCASDQLVEIIKILGTPNDEDFLSFRSVYKNVKFPDIKPITLKKLISHNCSQESIDLLDKLLQFNPQKRIKLCNALLHNYFDDIRNLKVFNKDINSDNNFSLPFNTNCFNFTKEELLHFTVEERKILIPLDVRRRKLDEVMQYIDMTLENFDKLYPNKMHLAC, from the exons atggatttgataaaaatttacaagaaaaatgaaataataaaagactatgtaaatatatattttgacgatgaaaaattaaaatatgactCCAGAAATATTAGTTATAAAATACGTCATATAATTGGAAATGGAGTATATGGTGTAGTATATAAAGCGGATTGTTTAGACAGTTCTAGTGTAGTTGCACTCAAACAAACATATCAAaagaatacaaaaatttttaaagaaattgaaattatgaagaaattaaaacatCCAAATATTGTGAAACTGAAACATGCATTTTATACTACCAGTTTAAATGGAGGGGTTTATGTGCACATGGTAATGGAATACGGCAATACTGATTTGGCTACGTCcctttattatataactataaagAATTCCATAAAGCAGGATTGTAGAAGTAATCATAACAACAATGGTAGCAGTAGTAGGaataataacaatgataGCAATAGAAACAATAGTAACAGTAGTAATAACTGCAATGATCGGAGTAATGTGTATTATATGCAGGCAGGGGATATAGATGATACTGTtattagtagtaataatttagaaaatattgtTCGCTGTGATTACTCGAGAAATGTATGTTTTCATGGGGATGGTAAAATTAGCAATAGTAGGAATAGCacaaatgataatattagaaatagaaaaagtaCTGTCAAGAATTTCTTAAAGGATGATTTCCAAAACGAAAATCAAATGGATAAACCAGAACAAATAAGTGAAAATTGGGAAGATGGAAAGAATGGTGCTATTAAGCAGTCATACCATGCACACCAGTTAAATAAATCGCACGATTTTAATTCTGGTGATACATTAAAACACCTGAATAGTtcaggaaaaaattatgttccAAATTGTATAAATTCCGTTGAGGAAATAAGCAATATTGGAGGAAACACGAAGAATGTGCAGAGGAGTGAAGGtgataataatgattatAATGGCTGTAATAGTAGCTGTAATAATGActgtagtagtagtagtagtagtagtagtagtagtagtaactGTGGTtataattatagtaataatgatGTACTTAAGCACAATAATATGATAAACAATTTTAACATAAATGCTCTTCAGGAAAGCATCAATGATATATGTCCTTGTCATAATTTAAGTGAATATATTAAGAATAGTTTTCTTAATGAAaaccaaataaaaatatacttatatcaATTGATCCGCGCAACGTTATATTTGCACAGCTTGTGTATTACGCATCGAGATATAAAACCGCAGAATATTCtaatctttttaaataagacAAATAAAGCGAATAATGCGAATAGTAGCAGCTATAGTAGCAGCTATAgtagcagtaataataatggaaaaagCAATAAGGATCTTTTGACTAAGATGGAGAAGGGCTCGGACAATAAGAAGTGTCTAGTGTGCATACAAAACTCCTTTAAGTTCAAGTGCATCATGAATAGAAGGAATAAGAACATAAATACAAAAGgcgataaaataaataatgtagaaaaaaaaatttcaagtaTAAATGTCGAGTGTGCGAATGACAAGCTAATAGTAAATGGGAGTGATAATTTGACAACACACAAGAAAGAGGGCGAGTACATTAAAAAGAAGAGCGACGACTCTTTTTTCTtcgtaaataataatagaagtGTTATCAGTGGTGGGAGTAACAtcaataatgatataaatcaTAATAACGGGCGAGAAGGCATCGAAAATACGTTTTTAGGAAAAAGCAAAAGTATTTCATTTATCGATGAAAGAGAGAATAAGATTGATTGTAGTAGCAATAGCAAGTTAGAGAAATATTACAGCTACTACAACAGTAATACTACAGCATCAgcattgaaaaaaaaaaggaatagtTTCAATAAAACATACGTAAAACTAAAAAGATCAATGAGTATGACCAATTTACATAAAGGAAAATGTAATTCGTGGAAGACCAATTACAGTGATTATAATTTGCATGtatccaaaaaaaattttaaaaaaattttaaagaaaaataaaacagataTACTGTTATCCTCTTCGCATACACATAAAAGTTGTACAATATtagaagaggaaaaaatgatacatgtttctaatgaaaaattaagtaataaTTATGTGGATGATAAACATTGTatagaagaggaagaaaagaagaaaattattattagagAAGAAGTTAATGTTAACGATATTGATAATTTATCTCACCAAAATAATTTAGATGAATTGTACATGAATAGTatcatgtataaatatataaagctATGTGATTTTAACACTTCAATAAAgctaaaagaaaattataaatactttAGCTATGTATGCTCCAGGTATTATAGAGCACCTGAGTTATTATTTGGATCCAATTACTATAGCCAAGCCATTGATACCTGGTCAATAG GATGCGTTATGGGAGAACTAATGTTAGGAAAGCCATTATTCTTAGGAGACTGCGCATCTGATCAGTTGGTtgagataataaaaatacttgGAACACCAAATGATGAGGATTTCTTGTCTTTCAGGAGTGTGTATAAGAATGTAAAATTTCCAGACATAAAACCAATAACattaaagaaattaataaGTCATAATTGTTCACAAGAGAGTATCGATTTGTTAGATAAGCTACTACAGTTTAATCCACAAaagagaataaaattatgcaaCGCGTTACTGCATAACTATTTTGATGATATAAGAAatttaaaagtttttaatAAAGACATTAATTcagataataatttttctttaccgTTTAATACAAACTgctttaattttacaaaagaGGAGTTGCTACATTTCACAGTTgaagaaaggaaaatattaattccCTTAGATGTTAGACGTCGAAAATTAGATGAAGTTATGCAGTACATTGATATGACTTTAGAGAATTTTGATAAACTGTACCCCAATAAAATGCATTTAGCTTGctag
- a CDS encoding hypothetical protein (conserved Plasmodium protein) produces MQSVPSETTINSEHYKSKDNLDMCRNEKSTEFSDNSDTTNIKEEDNEKKEDFEKRLSNNMNEKLNIYDNIVSEIKELYNGNIVMNNKGLDKLNIRNVAKGLFLNINKTISKKVRVLVIGNSSSGKSTFINWFLQENIQKTGYEFETNHFTLITSGNYFSEFNGDITIKTFDFLKHISNRNRNFKNNLCTKMYVSKNLETKNIDFIDTPGLKDIMNKMDFDINSIIYDLSDYVDIILIFFDSSGKLLSNRLLLIIKEIYEKHMEKIVFVFSKIDEIKHEEDRIKLLCQTTQCLASKINVRNNIDLLPIYIYGAKNGKYLFENSRNDDLCIVNRINDIIYEIKKLFFRKLEKDLYCLINDCDCIINKILDILKTDSERRVHKSTLKRERVKHTIIQVFLFILFLFFLCTQLSVNKNYKHMLMSYVNISSNRFYNNYIINTGTVLNKWENSYLLINITLAFLFLLSGIMKKKFTKNIKTLHISSKEILREQLTFANNNRSNNRSNNRSNNRSNNRSNNRSSNSSSNSSNNRSNNRSNNRSNNRSNNRSSNSNSNNNYNNSSSRSVSIL; encoded by the exons ATGCAAAGCGTTCCGAGTGAGACGACTATAAACTCAGAGCACTACAAAAGTAAGGACAACTTGGACATGTGCAGGAACGAAAAGTCCACTGAATTTTCAGATAATTCTGATACAACAAATATCAAGGAGGAGgataatgaaaagaaagaagattttgaaaaaaggttaagtaataatatgaatgagaaattaaatatatatgataacaTAGTaagtgaaataaaagaattatataatggGAATATagtaatgaataataaaggTCTAGATAAGCTAAATATACGAAATGTAGCAAAGGGtttattcttaaatattaataagacCATTTCGAAAAAAGTGCGTGTATTAGTAATAGGTAATTCATCATCTGGGAAGAGTACATTTATTAATTGGTTTTTACaagaaaatatacaaaaaactGGATATGAATTTGAAACAAATCATTTTACACTTATAACGAGTGGCAATTATTTTTCAGAATTTAATGGAGATATAACTATAAAAACATTTGACTTTTTAAAGCATATATCAAATAGaaatagaaattttaaaaataatttatgtacaaaaatgtatgttagtaaaaatttggaaacaaaaaatattgatttTATTGACACACCTGGATTAAAAgatattatgaacaaaatggATTTTGACATTAacagtattatatatgatttatcTGATTATGtagatataattttaattttttttgattctTCTGGAAAACTGTTAAGTAACCGTCtgcttttaataattaaagaaatatatgaaaaacatatggaaaaaattgtttttgttttttcaaaaattgatGAAATTAAACATGAAGAAGACAGAATTAAGTTGTTATGCCAAACAACACAATGCCTAGCTAGTAAAATCAATGTACGAAATAATATTGATCTTTTACCTATATACATTTACGGAGCAAAAAAcggaaaatatttattcgaAAATTCAAGAAATGATGACTTATGTATAGTTAACAGAATTAATGATATcatttatgaaataaaaaaattatttttcagaAAATTGGAAAAGGATCTCTACTGCCTTATCAATGATTGCGACTGTATCATAAACAAAATTCTTGACATTTTAAAGACAGACTCCGAGAGGAGGGTCCACAAGTCAACCTTGAAGCGCGAGC GAGTAAAACACACCATAATTCAGGTTTTCctgtttattctttttcttttcttcctGTGCACACAGCTTTCAGTGAACAAGAACTACAAGCATATGTTGATGAG CTATGTGAACATCTCGAGTAATCGCttttacaataattatatcatAAATACGGGAACAGTGCTGAATAAAT GGGAGAACTCGTACTTATTGATAAACATAACCTTggcatttttatttctattaagcggcataatgaaaaagaaatttacgaaaaatataaaaacgtTACACATTTCAAGCAAGGAAATACTGAGG gAGCAGCTGACATTCGCAAA CAATAATCGCAGCAATAATCGCAGCAATAATCGCAGCAATAATCGCAGCAATAATCGCAGCAATAATCGCAGCAGTAATAGTAGCAGTAATAGTAGCAATAATCGCAGCAATAATCGCAGCAATAATCGCAGCAATAATCGCAGCAATAATCGCAGCagtaatagcaatagtaataataattacaataacAGTAGCAGTAGGTCAGTGTCTATTTTGTAG